A window of Ipomoea triloba cultivar NCNSP0323 chromosome 2, ASM357664v1 contains these coding sequences:
- the LOC116010272 gene encoding high-affinity nitrate transporter 3.2-like — translation MARIGGFLVTYSLLLCCLATTGYGEVLFSSLKKSVEVSVKHKQGQVLKAGDDEITVTWSYNSSSPAKTDSSYKNVKVKLCYAPVSQVDRAWRKTEDHLKKDKTCQFNIATKPYNPKPNTLKWKIERDVPTATFFVRVYAYNAEGHEVGYGQNTDAKKTQNLFQIQAISGRHATLDICSVVFSVFSVVSLFGFFFLEKRKAKSSQQK, via the exons ATGGCGAGAATAGGAGGTTTTCTGGTGACTTATTCACTTCTGCTTTGCTGCTTGGCAACAACTGGTTATGGGGAAGTCTTGTTTTCTAGCTTGAAGAAAAGCGTTGAGGTTTCTGTGAAGCATAAACAAGGACAAG TTCTGAAGGCTGGGGATGACGAAATCACAGTAACATGGTCATACAACAGCAGTAGCCCGGCTAAAACGGACTCAAGCTACAAGAACGTGAAGGTGAAGCTATGCTACGCGCCGGTGAGCCAAGTGGACCGCGCGTGGAGAAAGACGGAAGATCATTTGAAGAAGGACAAAACCTGCCAGTTCAACATCGCCACTAAGCCCTACAACCCCAAACCCAACACCCTGAAATGGAAGATAGAGAGGGATGTGCCCACCGCCACTTTCTTCGTCAGGGTTTACGCCTACAACGCCGAGGGTCACGAGGTCGGCTATGGCCAAAACACCGACGCCAAGAAGACGCAGAACCTCTTCCAAATTCAGGCCATCAGCGGCCGCCACGCCACGCTCGACATCTGCTCCGTCGTCTTCTCCGTCTTCTCCGTCGTTTCGCTCTTTGGGTTCTTCTTCCTGGAGAAGAGAAAGGCCAAGAGCTCACAGCAGAAGTAA
- the LOC116010271 gene encoding manganese-dependent ADP-ribose/CDP-alcohol diphosphatase, producing MGSGNGIVSANFKNPLLSFGVISDVQYADIPDGRSFRGVPRYYRHSVLVLQRAVQKWNQQKHNFVLNFGDIVDGFCPRNQSLTAVKKLVDEFDRFEGPVYHMIGNHCLYNLPRDNLLPLLRVPGYGGYAYYDFSPIPEFRFVILDCYDISAIGWPKDHPNTLKALKLLSEKNPNLDKNSPDGLVGLERRFLMFNGAVGNEQLEWLDRVLQEATKANQKVIICCHLPLDPGASSNEALLWNYNEVMDVIYRYNCVKVCIAGHDHKGGHSIDSHGIHHRVLEAALECPPGTDAFGYIDVFDDKLSLFGTDRMKSTDMIFSR from the coding sequence ATGGGATCTGGGAATGGCATTGTGAGTGCAAACTTTAAGAATCCGCTTCTTTCATTTGGAGTTATATCAGATGTCCAGTACGCTGATATTCCCGATGGTCGTTCATTCCGTGGTGTTCCAAGGTATTATCGACATAGCGTTCTTGTGCTGCAGAGGGCAGTCCAGAAATGGAACCAGCAAAAGCATAACTTTGTGCTGAATTTTGGAGACATTGTGGATGGATTTTGCCCCAGAAACCAGTCTCTGACTGCTGTGAAGAAACTTGTTGACGAATTCGATAGGTTCGAGGGCCCAGTGTATCACATGATTGGGAATCATTGCCTTTACAATCTTCCCCGTGACAACTTGCTTCCCCTGTTAAGGGTTCCTGGTTATGGCGGCTATGCTTATTATGATTTTTCTCCGATTCCAGAATTTAGATTTGTAATTCTTGATTGTTATGATATAAGTGCCATTGGTTGGCCTAAGGATCACCCGAATACATTGAAGGCCTTAAAATTACTTAGCGAGAAAAACCCAAACTTGGATAAGAACAGTCCAGATGGGCTCGTGGGATTGGAGAGAAGGTTTCTGATGTTCAATGGAGCAGTTGGGAATGAACAATTGGAATGGCTTGATCGCGTTCTTCAGGAGGCCACGAAGGCGAACCAAAAGGTAATAATTTGCTGCCACCTGCCTTTAGATCCCGGTGCATCATCCAATGAAGCGTTATTATGGAATTACAATGAAGTAATGGATGtgatatatagatataattGTGTCAAGGTCTGTATAGCCGGACATGACCACAAAGGTGGTCACTCGATTGATTCCCATGGAATTCATCATCGGGTCCTCGAAGCAGCCCTTGAGTGCCCTCCTGGGACTGATGCCTTTGGATATATTGATGTTTTCGATGATAAGTTATCTCTTTTTGGAACTGATAGAATGAAGAGTACCGATATGATCTTCTCTCGCtga
- the LOC116010730 gene encoding uncharacterized protein LOC116010730: protein MTDILKRAGMTDCKPLATPIASSWPLFHMHAPTTAHWEQLKRVLRYVKGTLSLGLRLGKSDSGDLHAFSDSYWACCPADRKSTSGFAVFLGTNLVSWVCKK from the exons ATGACtgacatcttgaaacgggctggtatgacagactgcaaGCCGCTTGCTACTCCCATTGCTTCTTCATGGCCTCTGTTT cacatgcatgctcccACTACTGCGCactgggaacaactgaaacgtgtTCTGAGGTATGTCAAGGGCACTCTCTCTTTGGGTCTGCGTCTGGGGAAGTCAGATTCGGGTGACCTACATGCATTCTCGGATTCTTATTGGGCCTGTTGCCCGGCAGATAGGAAGTCCACCAGTGGGTTTGCTGTTTTTCTTGGGACTAATCTGGTGTCCTGGGTGTGCAAGAAGTAG
- the LOC116010731 gene encoding MADS-box transcription factor 23-like, producing the protein MSSNNSTRRVPRGRQRIPLSRIENDARRTVTFSKRRFGLFKKDSEISTLCGVEILVVVFSPNNEKVYTFGSPSVNAVLDKYVAESENRTIEASVTKELLRSRKEADIRFLNLQINVLEAAIQHEMEVNEALTEAAKGMPSISNLPLANLLSMKQQMEILQSNVFQILNPQPTMPVQIQAIHEPMTTTQSDSGCFFGSSSHFGRNDDVNPRGATPF; encoded by the coding sequence ATGTCAAGCAATAATAGTACTAGAAGGGTGCCTAGGGGTCGCCAAAGAATTCCCCTCTCTAGGATTGAAAATGATGCTCGTCGTACTGTCACATTCTCAAAGCGTCGCTTTGGCTTGTTCAAGAAGGACAGTGAGATTTCAACACTTTGTGGCGTGGAGATCTTGGTAGTAGTTTTCTCACCCAATAATGAAAAGGTTTATACATTCGGCAGTCCTAGCGTGAATGCTGTCCTGGACAAATACGTTGCTGAAAGTGAAAACCGTACAATAGAAGCCAGCGTCACCAAAGAGCTTCTCCGTTCTCGGAAAGAGGCAGATATCAGATTTCTGAATCTTCAAATTAATGTGCTTGAAGCAGCAATTCAACATGAAATGGAAGTAAATGAAGCTTTGACTGAAGCTGCAAAAGGTATGCCTTCTATTTCTAATCTCCCATTGGCAAATCTACTATCCATGAAACAGCAAATGGAGATACTTCAATCGAATGTGTTTCAAATACTAAACCCACAACCTACAATGCCGGTCCAGATTCAAGCCATCCATGAGCCCATGACTACTACTCAATCTGATAGCGGTTGCTTCTTTGGATCTTCATCACATTTTGGAAGAAATGATGATGTTAATCCAAGAGGTGCAACTCCATTTTAA